Proteins co-encoded in one Arachis hypogaea cultivar Tifrunner chromosome 11, arahy.Tifrunner.gnm2.J5K5, whole genome shotgun sequence genomic window:
- the LOC112720982 gene encoding uncharacterized protein, with protein MRTVTLQSPPYAALSIPPAPSSSSFSFRNSTLFFNTCLPQFRASSSASTRFALDASSIQTASTTELDAVSAFSEIVPDTVIFDDFEKFPPTAATVSSSLLLGICGLPDTIFRNAVDMALADSECYGLENTEARLSCFSSKALVNVGGDMAKLVPGRVSTEVDARLAYDTHAIIRKVHDLLKLYNDISIPPQRLLFKIPSTWQGIEAARLLESEGIQTHLTFVYSFAQAAAAAQAGASVIQIFVGRLRDWARNHLDDPEIESAQLKGEDPGLALVTKAYNYIHKYGHKSKLMAAAVRNKQDLFSLLGVDYIIAPLKILQSLKESIASPDEKYSFVRKLSPQSAASYVFRDEELVKWDQASLAAAMGPAAVQLLATGLDGHADQAKRVEELLGKIWPPPNV; from the exons ATGAGGACGGTAACATTGCAATCTCCGCCATACGCGGCTCTCTCAATTCCCCcagcaccttcttcttcttccttctccttccGTAATTCCACTCTTTTCTTCAACACTTGCCTCCCTCAGTTTCGCGCTTCATCTTCAGCTTCAACTCGCTTCGCTCTCGATGCTTCATCTATCCAAACCG CTTCCACCACTGAATTGGACGCGGTTTCAGCCTTTAGCGAGATCGTTCCCGACACCGTCATCTTCGATGACTTCGAAAA GTTTCCTCCAACAGCAGCTACCGTTAGTTCCTCGCTTCTCTTGGGAATATGTGGTCTTCCAGATACTATTTTCAGG AATGCTGTGGACATGGCTTTGGCTGATTCCGAGTGTTATGGGCTTGAAAACACTGAAGCTAGATTGTCTTGTTTCTCCAGCAAG GCTTTGGTGAATGTCGGAGGTGACATGGCGAAGTTGGTCCCTGGTCGTGTTTCGACCGAAGTGGATGCACGGCTTGCTTATGACACACATGCCATTATTAGAAAG GTGCATGACCTGTTGAAGTTGTACAATGATATTAGTATCCCTCCTCAGCGTCTTCTGTTTAAAATTCCTTCAACTTGGCAG GGAATAGAGGCTGCAAGATTGTTGGAGTCCGAGGGCATACAAACCCACTTGACTTTTGTTTACAG CTTTGCTCAAGCCGCTGCTGCTGCTCAAGCTGGTGCTTCTGTGATTCAAATTTTTGTTGGCCGCTTAAGG GACTGGGCGCGCAATCATTTGGATGACCCAGAGATAGAATCAGCTCAGCTGAAAGGAGAGGATCCTGGGTTGGCATTG gTGACAAAAGCTTACAATTATATTCACAAGTATGGGCATAAGTCAAAGTTGATGGCAGCTGCAGTTCGCAACAAGCAGGATCTATTTAGTCTTCTGGG GGTTGACTATATCATAGCTCCATTGAAGATCTTGCAGTCTCTCAAAGAATCTATTGCTTCTCCTGATGAGAAGTACTCTTTTGTTAGGAAGTTATCGCCTCAGTCTGCTGCCAGCTATGTGTTTAGAGATGAAGAG CTTGTTAAATGGGACCAAGCTAGCCTTGCAGCAGCCATGGGGCCAGCAGCTGTGCAGCTTCTGGCTACTGGACTAGATGGTCATGCCGATCAGGCAAAGCGAGTTGAAGAGTTATTGGGGAAAATTTGGCCACCCCCAAATGTATGA